The following is a genomic window from Sulfitobacter pontiacus.
CAGGCCTACGATTCTATTGCCCCTTCGCTCACCCAAGCCTTTGCCGGAAAGCCGTCGGTGATCGAATTCACGGACGAGATGAGCGCCCGGCGCATCCGCGGAGCCTTCACCCCCGATACAAACGGCGGGGTCTATATCCTGTCGATGGATGTGACCGAGGAAACCCAGAACCGTGTCGCCCTGCAGCAGACCCGACGACGCGAAATCGCGGCGCAGGTGATCTCGGGGCTGGCGCATGATTTTTCCAACTTGCTGACGATCATCCTTGGCCTACAGTCCCGGCTGGGGCGGCTGGACGGCCAACCGGCAGAGGCCGCCCCCCTCATCGAAGGCACCCTTGCCGCGGCGCGCCGGGGCGGCACGTTGCTTAGCTCTATTGCCGATATGACAGGCGCGCGCACGCTGCGTCCGACTGCGACCCATATCCCGCGGCTGCTTGAAGATCTGACCCTGATCGCGCGCCCCACCCTGCCCAAGGGCATGACGCTAAGCATCGACAACCAGATGGGTGACACCCCCGTGCTGCTGGACAGCGGGCTGGTGCAGGACGGGCTGCTGAACCTGATCCTGAACGCCCGCGATGCCTGTGGCGCTGCGGGCGCGATCTCGCTTGAAATACGACAGGTCCATGACACATGGATCGAATGGGTCTTGCGCGATACCGGCCCCGGTTTTTCGCCCTCGGCGCTAGAACACGGGTTCGATCCGTTTTTTACCACCAAAGGGGCCGAAGGATCGGGGCTGGGGCTGCCGATGGTCTACGACATGGTGAAATCGGCGGGGGGCGATCTGCGCCTTGGCAATACGGCTCATGGCGCGCAGGTGACCATGCGGCTGCCCTACCGCCCCGCCGTGGCTGCCACCACCGGACTGGTCCTGCTGGTCGAAGACGCCGATGACCTGCGCGCGCTGGTGCGAGACATGTTGATGGGGCTGGGCCATTCCGTGATCGAAGCCGCCAGCGCGGATGAAGCCACCGCCCTGCTGGCCGATCTGCCCGACATCGCGCTGATCCTGTCCGACATCCAGCTTGTGGGCGAGGCGACGGGGCTGGACCTTGCCAAACGCCTACCCGCCGATGCCCCGCCGCTGGTATTGATGACCTCGCTCCCGCCCGATGATGCCCAGTTTTTCGAGGCGCAAACCCTTGCCCCCGTATTGCGCAAACCCTTCGAGATTGCGGATCTGACCGCGCTGATTGCCCCGAAAGAGAGTGCCGCCCAATGACCCGCCCCCTCGTCACCATTCTGGATGATGAACCCGAAATCCGCACGCTTCTCGCCGACGCTTTAGAGGAAGCGGGCTTTGACACGCTGTCGTTCAGCCGCGCCCGCGCGTTCGAGGCCGCCTTGGCGACCCACACCCCCGATGTCTGTCTGGTGGACCTGTCCCTGCCGGATTCAGACGGGCTGACGCTGGTGCATCGTCTGGCGCTAGAACAAGGGGCCATCGTGATCATCATTTCGGGCCGCGCACAGGTGCAGGACCGCGTCACGGGGCTGGAACTTGGCGCGGATGACTACATCATCAAGCCCTTTGATCCGGCAGAGGTCGTCGCCCGTATCCGCGCCCGCCTGCGCAGCGCCAAACCCACGCCGCAAGCCGGCACCGTCGCTGCGTTCAGCGGGTGGAAGGCGCATTTCGACCGCTACGCGCTTGAGGATGAAAGCGGCGTCGAAACCCCCTTCTCCCATGCGGAGGGGGAGGTGCTGCGCCTGTTTCTGGACGCGCCCAAACGTCTGCTCAGCCGCGCGCAGATGCAGTCGAGCCTTGGCGGCGTCGCCTCTGAAAGCTTTGACAGGGCGATGGACGTGCGGATTTCGCGGCTGCGGACCAAACTGCGCGAAGATCCCAAAAACCCGCAGTTGATCAAGACGATCTATGGCGCGGGCTACATCTTTCTGGGCGACGTCACATGGAGCTGACCCCCCGTCGCATCAGCGGTGGCAGCCCCCATCTGGGCGACGTGCTGCATCTGATGCGCGACTGCTTTGCCTATATGGATGGGCGCATTGACCCGCCAAGCTCGCTTGGCCAAACCACTTTGCCATCGCTGAAAGCCACAGCGGGTAGGGATGAAATCTGGGCGATCGGCGCGCCGCCTTTGGCGTGTGTGGTGCTGAGCGTGAAACCGGCGGTTCTTTATCTGGGCAAGCTCTGCGTCGCCCCCAGCCATCAGCGACTGGGGCTGGCACGCCATCTGATCACCCACGCCGAGAGCCGCGCCCGTGCCCTGCACCTTGGCCAGCTGGAACTGCAAACGCGGGTGGAGCTGTTGGACAATCACGCCACCTTTCGCGCGCTCGGCTTTCACGAATATGCCCGCACAGCGCACGCGGGGTTTGACCGCCCAACCAGCATCACCCTGCGTAAAACCGTGGCCTGAGCCACGAGGTGCCACCTGCCGCCACAGATGGCGCCGCTGTCTTTTCTAACACGGGCGCTGCCGTTTTTTATTGCGCGCCTGCCCCTTGGCCCGCTAGATTCTACCCATGATCGAATGCTTGCTGTACAGGACCAACCCCGCCCAGAGACGGTTGTTCTATCGCGTCGAAATCGCGATGAACCTGTTCAGCGAAGTCTCTGTCCTGCGCGAATGGGGCGTCGCAGGTGGCCAGCCCAAAGCGGTGATCCAGTGTTTCGGCAACCTGCGCGAGGCGTCAAAAATGGCGGACCGCTATCGCACAAGGGCCGAGCGTCGCGGCTATCTACGTCACTGACCCCAGCCGCGTCACCGCGCGGGCAAGCACCTGAACACCGGCCACCAGATCGGCCTCGCTCGTGTCTTCCTCGAAGGTATGGGACAGCCCTCCGATCGACGGCACAAACAGCATCGCCACCGGCATCTTGCGCGACACATTGGTCGCGTCATGCAGCGCGCCTGACGGCATCTTGCGCCAGTTGCCCGGCGCGACTTCTTCCGCGCCGGCTTCCAGCGCGGTGCGCAGGGTCGGGTCCATCGCGACGGGTTCCAGCCCCAGCATTGTGCCAAAGCTGACCGCCAGCCCCTGCTGCGCCGCGATCTCGGTGGCGGTGTCGCGGATGATCTGTTCCATCCGGCCCAGACGGTCCGCATCCGCATCGCGCCACTGCATCGAGAACACCGCACGCCCCGGCACGATAGAGGATGCATTTGGGTGCAGCGTGACATGGCCGATGGTCCAGACGGTCTGCGGTGTGACGACGTTGCGCAGCCGGTCGTTCAACGCGGCATTGAAGGCAGAGACCGCCTGAAACGCATCGCGGCGCAGATGCATCGGTGTGGTGCCCGCATGGTTCTGCTGCCCGTCAAAGGTGATCTTCATGTCGCGGATGCCGACGATATCGGTGACCACACCAATCTGTTCGCCGCTGGTATCCAGCGTCGGTCCCTGTTCGATATGCAACTCGACGAAGCCGGTGAACAGATCGGGCGACACCTCGCCCGTGACCAGATGCGCCACGGCCTGACGCGCGTCGCCAAGGGTCACGCCCGCATGATCGGTCAGCGCATCGGCGGCGGCCTGATCCAGATGCCCGCCCCAAACGGCGCTGCCCGTGGTGACGCCAAAGCGCCCCTCTTCGTCCTGAAACGACACGATAGAGATCGCGGGGCCGCCGGCCTCGGCTGCGGCGCGGGCGACCTCGAGCGCGGCGATCACGCCAAGCGCGCCGTCCAGCCATCCCCCTTCGGGCTGGCTATCGGAATGGGACCCCATCAATAGCGACGGCCCATCTGCCAAGCCGAAAAGATTGCCCATCTGGTCCATCTCGACCCGCAGTCCGGCATCGCGCATCTGATCGGCCAGCCAGTCCCGCGCGGCGACATCGGCGTCGCTATAGGCCGGGCGGATCACCCCTTTGCCCACCCCCGCTGCGCCGAACGAACGCAATTTGTGAAGGTCAGCGAGAAAGCGGTCGGGGTTGATCTGCATGGTTACTCCGCGGGTTGGGGGGCTGTTGCGGCCTCTACTTTCACGGCCGAGAATTTAAACTCGGGGATTTTTCCATAGGGGTCAACCGCTGGATTTGTCAGGATATTTGCCGCCGCTTCGACATAGGCAAAGGGAAGGAACACCATATCGGGCGACACGGCGCGGTCTTCGCGGGCCATCAGTTCGATCGACCCGCGCTTGGTCGTGAGCCGGATATAGCCCCCCGGCTCTATCCCCAACTTGCGTAAGGTAGACGGGTGGAGCGAACAGTTCGCCTCGGGCTCTAGCCCATCAAGCACATAGGACCGTCGCGTCATCGACCCCGTGTGCCAATGTTCAAGCTGCCGCCCCGTGGTCAGGATCATCGGATAGTCTTCATCCGGCGCATCGTCAGGCGCGATGATGCTGGCAGGGGTAAAGCGTGCGCGTCCGTCTTGCCGGGGGAAGCCATCGGCAAAGACAATCGCCTGCCCCGGATCGGTGGGGCTGGTGGACGGGTAGGTCACGGCCCCTTCGCTCTCCAACCGGCCCCAAGTGATGTTATTGAGCGACGACATATTCAGCTTCATCTCTGCGAAGACCTCGCTCGGGTCGGTATAGGTCCAGCCCAGCCCCAGACGTTTGGCCAGTTCAACCTCAATCCACCAATCCTCTTTCGCATCGCCGGGCGGCGGCACCGCGGGGCGGCCCATCTGCACCTGACGGTTGGTATTGGTTACCGTGCCGGATTTCTCGGCAAAGGCGCTGGCGGGCAGGATCACATCGGCAAAATTCGCGGTCTCGGTCAGGAAGATATCCTGCACCACCAGATGATCGAGCTTGGCCAGCGCATCGCGGGCGTGTTCCACATCGGGATCAGACATCGCCGGATTTTCACCCAGCACATAGAGACTGCGAATATCCCCGTCATGCACTGCGTCCATAATCTCGGTCACGGTGAGGCCCTTCTTGTCGCTGAAATCGCTGCTTTGCCACACGTCGGTAAAGGCAGCGCGGACGCCGTCATCGGACACCGGCTGATAATCGGGCAGGAACATCGGGATCAGCCCCGCGTCAGACGCGCCCTGCACATTGTTCTGCCCCCGCAACGGATGCAGCCCCGCGCCGGGCCGCCCGATCTGCCCCGTCATCAGCGCAAGCGAGATCAGGCAGCGCGAATTATCGGTGCCGTGGATGTGCTGCGAAATGCCCATCCCCCAGAAAATCATCGCCGCATTGGCCCCCGCAAAGGTCCGCGCCACATCGCGCAGCACCTCCGCGTCGATGCCGCAGATCTTGGACATCTTTTCAGGGGTGAAGGTTTTCAGGTGGGCTTTCTCGATCTCCCAGTTTTCCGTGTAGGCTTCGATATACTGCTGGTCGTAAAGCTTTTCCTCGACGATCACATGCATGATCGCGTTCAGCATCGATACATCGGTGCCGGGGCGGAATTGCAGCATATGCGACGCGTGCCGTTTTAGCGCTTGGCCGCGCGGGTCCATTACGATCAGCTTGCCGCCGCGCTTGGCGAACTGCTTGAAGAAGGTCGCCGCGACGGGGTGGTTCTCGGTCGGGTTTGCGCCGATCACAATCGCAACATCGGCGTTTTCGATCTGGTTGAAGGTCGCGGTGACGGCACCGGAACCGACATTCTCCATCAGAGCGGCCACTGACGAGGCATGACACAGCCGCGTGCAGTGATCGACGTTGTTATGACCAAAGCCCTGCCGGATGATCTTTTGAAACAGGTAGGCTTCTTCGTTCGTGCATTTCGCTGACCCAAAGCCCGCCACACCCGCGCCGCCGATCTTTTTCATACCGCCCGCAGCGAAATCCAGCGCCTCGTCCCAGGTGGCTTCGCGGAAGTGGGTTTGCCAGTTGCCCGGGTCCACGTTCAGTCCCTTGGGCGGGGCGTCCTTGCGACGGATCAGCGGTTTGGTCAGACGATGGGGATGGTGGATATAGTCAAAACCAAAGCGCCCTTTGACGCACAGCCGCCCTTCGTTCGCGGGACCGTTGATGCCCTCGACATATTTGATCTTGCCGTCTTTCACCTTCAGCGACACCTGACAGCCGACACCGCAGAACGGGCAAATGCTGTCGACTTCGCTATCAAAATCGGCGCTGTCGCCCACCTGCGCGTCATCGACCACGGTGGCGGGCATCAGCGCTCCCGTCGGGCAGGCCTGCACACATTCACCGCAGGCCACACATGAGGACGCGCCCATCGGGTCGGCCATGTCGAACACCGGATAGCTGTCATGCCCGCGACCGGCCATCCCGATCACATCATTGACCTGCACCTCGCGGCAGGCGCGCACACACAGGTTGCACTGGATACAGGCATCAAGGTTCACACGCATCGCCACATGGCTATCGTCGAGCAACGGGATGCGCCCCTCTTCCAGCTTGGGAAAGCGGCTTTCCGAGATACCTTCCATCGCGGCCATGTCCCACAGGTGGCTGGATTTATCGTGGGCGACTTCGGGGGCAGGCTGATCGGTGACCAGCAGTTCCATCACCATCTTGCGGGCATTTTCGGCGCGCGCGTTGTTGGTGGTGACGACCATACCGTCGCTCGGTTCGCGCAGGCAGGAGGCGGCCAGCACGCGTTCACCTTCGATCTCGACCATACAGGCACGGCAGTTGCCATCGGGGCGATACCCCGGCTCCGGTGTGAAACACAGATGCGGGATTTTCAGACCGCGCCCATTGGCGATTTCCCAGATGGTCAGCCCGGTGTCGGCCTCGACCTCTTCGCCGTCGAGCGTGAATTTTACCTTATCCGCCATGGGGAACCCTCCTGTACCGCCCCGCAGTATAGGCAGGGCACGCATGTGACGGCAGTCATATTCCCGACACCCTGCCCCGTTTTTGCGCCACCGGCGTTTCCGATACGCGACGCGGGGGGCCGCTTGCAAAAAATCGACATGCGAGGGGCGGGCAGGCTTTCCACCCGCGCATGGCTTGCCTATCAATGGCGCAACAGAAAAAGGCGCGTTATGTCCCATATTACCCTCATCCGCCACGGTCAGGCAAATTCCCAGGCCAAGGACGAAATCAGCTATGACAAGCTAAGCCCGCTTGGCCACGAACAGGCCGCGTGGCTGGGCGACCACCTGCGCCAGTCCGAAACCCACCACACGCGGCTGTATACCGGCACGCTGCGCCGCCATATCGAGACAGCAGAGGGGATGAACACCGGGCTTGAACCGATACGCGACGCGCGGCTGAACGAGCTTGAGTATTTCACCCTCGCCACCATGATGGAGCAGCAACACGGCATCCCTTTCCCCACGGAACAAGGCGGGTTCACCAACCACCTGCCGCTGGTGTTCGAGACGTGGAAAAGCGACAGGCTCGAAAACCCGCCCGAGAGCTACGCCAATTTCGAAGGGCGCATCAAATCCGTGCTATCAGAGATATCGGACGGGGACGGGCCGGCGCTGGTCGTGACCTCTGGGGGGCTGATCTCGATGGTGATGGCGCAGGCGATGGGGCTGGGCATTCCGGCCATGTCGCGCATCGCGCTGGCGATCATGCACACGTCGATGCACCGGCTGTTCCCCATTGGCGGCCACTGGTCGCCGGTGCTCTTCAACGCGGTGCCCCATCTGGATACCCCCGCACGCCGTGTCGCGCAGACCCATATCTGAAAGGCCAAACGATGCTTACGCTATATTACACGCCCGGAACCATCTCTGTCGCGGTGGCGATTGCCATCGAAGAAGCCGCCCTGCCCTATCAGCCGGTGCGCGTCGATTTCGCCACGGCTGAGCAGACGAAACCCGAATATCTGGCGATCAACCCCAAGGGACGCGTGCCTGCGCTACGGCTTGAGGATGATACGATCCTGACCGAAACCGGGGCGCTGCTGGACTATGTCGCTGCCATTGCGCCCAAAGCCGGGATGGTCCCCACGGACCCGACCGCCGCCGCACAGATGCGCAGCGCGATGTACTACCTCGCCTCGACCATGCATGTCGCCCATGCCCACAAGATGCGCGGATCGCGGTGGGCCAAACAACAATCCAGCTTCGAGGATATGACGGCTCAGGTGCCCGAAACCATGGCCGCCTGTGCCGATTTTGTCGAAAGCGATATCCTGCGCGGGCCCTATGTGTTGGGCGACGATTTCAGCCTTGCCGATCCCTATCTGTTCGTCGTGTGCAACTGGCTTGAGGGCGACGGCGTGGATACGGCGGCCTACCCCAAGATCACGACATTCATGCAGCAGATGACCGCCCGCGCCAGCGTGGCAGCGGTGAAAGACAAGGGGATGCTATGACCGCACCACATCTATGGGTCCGCGCCGAACAGCGCGACAATGAAACCCGCGTCGGCATCACACCCGAAGGGGTTACCGCGTTGATGGCGCAGGGGTTTCGCGTCACCGTCGAAGCCTCGGACAGCCGCGTGATCGCGACCGATGCCTATGCGGCCACGGGCTGCACCATCGCACCACAGAACAGCTGGCCCGACGCGCCTGCCGATGCGATCATCTTTGGCCTGAAGGAACTGCCAGAGGACGGCACACCGCTGGTGCACCGGCACATCATGTTCGGTCACGCCTACAAGGGCCAATCGGCGGGGCGTATCCTGTTGCAACGTTTCAAGGCGGGCGGCGGCACCTTGCTGGACCTTGAGTATCTGACCGACGAGACCGGCCGACGCGTCGCCGCCTTTGGCTATTGGGCGGGGTTCGCGGGGGCGGCGGTGGCCGTCAAATGCTGGGCCGCCCAAACCCGTGGGCAAGCTGTCGCCCCCATCACCCCCTACCCCAACGCCGATGCGCTGACCCGCGACCTCGCGGCAGAGATCGACGGGCTCGCCACGCCCGACGCTTTGGTCATCGGTGCACTTGGTCGGGTGGGCAGCGGTGCCGCCGATCTTTGCAGCCGTCTGGGGATCAAGGTCACCGGATGGGATATGAAGGAGACCGCCCACGGCGGCCCCTTCCCCGAGATTTTGCAGCATGTGCTGTTTTTCAACTGCATTCTGGCGGGGCCGCAGACACCGGTTTTCGTGCCCAAAAGCGCGCTGGACAGGGATCGCGCGCTGCGGGTGATCGGCGATATCGCCTGCGATCCCGACAGCGACTTCAACCCCGTGCCGGTCTATGACCGCGCGACCACATGGGAAGAGCCCGCCTTACGCGTGCATGACGCCCCACCTCTGGATGTCACCGCGATTGACAACCTGCCGTCAATGCTGCCGCTGGAAAGCTCTGAAGACTACGCCGCGCAGCTGCTGCCGACGCTCTCGGCACTGGCGGAAGATACCTCGCCCGTCTGGGCGCGGGCTCGTGCGCTGTTTGAAGAACACAGCGCCGCCGTGTGACGCGATCAGATCGGGCGGATCACGCGCCCGGTCAACTCATCCGAATAGACGGTAGTAGATGCCGTCGGGCAGGAACTGCGCCAGCCGGAAGAAAAGCGAGAACCCGAAGGGGAAGCTTTTCTTAAAGCTGCTGCCGCTCATATGCTCGACCACTTGCTGCGCAGCGGCCTCGGGCTCCATCAAAAAAGGCATCTTGAAGTCGTTCTTGTCGGTCAGCTGCGTGCGGATGAAACCAGGATTGATCACCTGAACTTTCACGCCGGTCTTGCGCAGGTCGGCGTGCATACATTCCGCCAAGGACAAGGTGCCCGCCTTGGACGCCGTATAGCCGATAGACTTTGGCAGCCCGCGATAGGCCGTGAGGCTAGAGGTGATCACGATGTGGCCCGCGTCGCGCTTGACCATATCGGGCACCACTTCGCCCATCACGCGCACCAGCCCGGTGAGGTTCACATCGATCATTGTGGTCGCATGCTCCGGCTCCCACTCCTGGGCCCCAAAGGGCCAATAGGCCCCCGCCAGATAGACAACCCCGTCCACCGGCCCGACGGCTTTGACCGCCACGCGGATGCTGTCGATATCCTGCACGTCGATGGTCTGGTAGCTTGCGGAAACGGGCAGCTCATCGACCAGCGCCACCAGCTTGTCTTCAGACCGGGCAGAGACGATGACCTCGGCCCCCAGTCGGCCCAGCTTATGTGCCAGCGCTTCGCCCAGTCCAGCGCTCGCCCCGATCAGCCAATAGCGTTTTCCTGTCCATTCGGTCATGCTGCGTCCTTTCTGCGGATGGTGGCGACCAATTCGGCCACCTTCACCCCAAATTTCCGGAACTGACTGCGGTTGATGATTGTGCCCTCGCCGGTCAGATACATCCAGTCCACGGTATTCAGCAGGTGCCCGCCCACGTCATCGGGCAGCCTGATGGTGTATTTCGACTGCACCGTCGCACCGACGTTGCGGCCCTTGGCCGTGCCTTTGACGTCCGGCGCGGTGGCGGTGAAATGCCCCGTCTCGCCCAATGTGATCGTCCATGTGCGGTCTTGGGTCGTGTTGTCATCATAGACGAAATGTTCGTCGATACGTGCGGTGTCGCCGTCCCATGTCACGTTGAAATCTGCCACGAAGCTGCTGGTGACCCGCCCCGCGGGGCCAAAGATCACGCCTTCGCAGACCATCGCCCCGTCCAGATGTTTCCTCATGTCAAAGACAGTGTAGTCATCCGCATAATCCGACGGCTTTTGCGCAGGGAAATCGGTGATCCGCCGCCGCGCCAGCCAGATTGCGGCCACCACTGCGGCCCCCAGAGCAAACTGCAACATGTCCATCATTCTTCACCTTCCTT
Proteins encoded in this region:
- a CDS encoding PAS-domain containing protein, encoding MQIDDHQTKLMTAAGLNLIAQALTIYDADLRLVLCNAPFQQMFDLPKALVTPGASFQETITLLAQLGEYGDVDDVAHFVAERVEQARAFEPHYMERTRANGRTISVEGSPLPQGGWVTVYTDITRTKQQEALLRARSDALSGQVLAHAEELSATNRELAAMNTALEEAKRQLTLSEARTRLTTEMMPAHIAHVDANACYTYSNRRLASVMPGRRADLIGRHIAEVLGQQAYDSIAPSLTQAFAGKPSVIEFTDEMSARRIRGAFTPDTNGGVYILSMDVTEETQNRVALQQTRRREIAAQVISGLAHDFSNLLTIILGLQSRLGRLDGQPAEAAPLIEGTLAAARRGGTLLSSIADMTGARTLRPTATHIPRLLEDLTLIARPTLPKGMTLSIDNQMGDTPVLLDSGLVQDGLLNLILNARDACGAAGAISLEIRQVHDTWIEWVLRDTGPGFSPSALEHGFDPFFTTKGAEGSGLGLPMVYDMVKSAGGDLRLGNTAHGAQVTMRLPYRPAVAATTGLVLLVEDADDLRALVRDMLMGLGHSVIEAASADEATALLADLPDIALILSDIQLVGEATGLDLAKRLPADAPPLVLMTSLPPDDAQFFEAQTLAPVLRKPFEIADLTALIAPKESAAQ
- a CDS encoding response regulator transcription factor, giving the protein MTRPLVTILDDEPEIRTLLADALEEAGFDTLSFSRARAFEAALATHTPDVCLVDLSLPDSDGLTLVHRLALEQGAIVIIISGRAQVQDRVTGLELGADDYIIKPFDPAEVVARIRARLRSAKPTPQAGTVAAFSGWKAHFDRYALEDESGVETPFSHAEGEVLRLFLDAPKRLLSRAQMQSSLGGVASESFDRAMDVRISRLRTKLREDPKNPQLIKTIYGAGYIFLGDVTWS
- a CDS encoding N-acetyltransferase — translated: MELTPRRISGGSPHLGDVLHLMRDCFAYMDGRIDPPSSLGQTTLPSLKATAGRDEIWAIGAPPLACVVLSVKPAVLYLGKLCVAPSHQRLGLARHLITHAESRARALHLGQLELQTRVELLDNHATFRALGFHEYARTAHAGFDRPTSITLRKTVA
- a CDS encoding WGR domain-containing protein, which codes for MIECLLYRTNPAQRRLFYRVEIAMNLFSEVSVLREWGVAGGQPKAVIQCFGNLREASKMADRYRTRAERRGYLRH
- a CDS encoding Zn-dependent hydrolase — protein: MQINPDRFLADLHKLRSFGAAGVGKGVIRPAYSDADVAARDWLADQMRDAGLRVEMDQMGNLFGLADGPSLLMGSHSDSQPEGGWLDGALGVIAALEVARAAAEAGGPAISIVSFQDEEGRFGVTTGSAVWGGHLDQAAADALTDHAGVTLGDARQAVAHLVTGEVSPDLFTGFVELHIEQGPTLDTSGEQIGVVTDIVGIRDMKITFDGQQNHAGTTPMHLRRDAFQAVSAFNAALNDRLRNVVTPQTVWTIGHVTLHPNASSIVPGRAVFSMQWRDADADRLGRMEQIIRDTATEIAAQQGLAVSFGTMLGLEPVAMDPTLRTALEAGAEEVAPGNWRKMPSGALHDATNVSRKMPVAMLFVPSIGGLSHTFEEDTSEADLVAGVQVLARAVTRLGSVT
- the fdhF gene encoding formate dehydrogenase subunit alpha, whose product is MADKVKFTLDGEEVEADTGLTIWEIANGRGLKIPHLCFTPEPGYRPDGNCRACMVEIEGERVLAASCLREPSDGMVVTTNNARAENARKMVMELLVTDQPAPEVAHDKSSHLWDMAAMEGISESRFPKLEEGRIPLLDDSHVAMRVNLDACIQCNLCVRACREVQVNDVIGMAGRGHDSYPVFDMADPMGASSCVACGECVQACPTGALMPATVVDDAQVGDSADFDSEVDSICPFCGVGCQVSLKVKDGKIKYVEGINGPANEGRLCVKGRFGFDYIHHPHRLTKPLIRRKDAPPKGLNVDPGNWQTHFREATWDEALDFAAGGMKKIGGAGVAGFGSAKCTNEEAYLFQKIIRQGFGHNNVDHCTRLCHASSVAALMENVGSGAVTATFNQIENADVAIVIGANPTENHPVAATFFKQFAKRGGKLIVMDPRGQALKRHASHMLQFRPGTDVSMLNAIMHVIVEEKLYDQQYIEAYTENWEIEKAHLKTFTPEKMSKICGIDAEVLRDVARTFAGANAAMIFWGMGISQHIHGTDNSRCLISLALMTGQIGRPGAGLHPLRGQNNVQGASDAGLIPMFLPDYQPVSDDGVRAAFTDVWQSSDFSDKKGLTVTEIMDAVHDGDIRSLYVLGENPAMSDPDVEHARDALAKLDHLVVQDIFLTETANFADVILPASAFAEKSGTVTNTNRQVQMGRPAVPPPGDAKEDWWIEVELAKRLGLGWTYTDPSEVFAEMKLNMSSLNNITWGRLESEGAVTYPSTSPTDPGQAIVFADGFPRQDGRARFTPASIIAPDDAPDEDYPMILTTGRQLEHWHTGSMTRRSYVLDGLEPEANCSLHPSTLRKLGIEPGGYIRLTTKRGSIELMAREDRAVSPDMVFLPFAYVEAAANILTNPAVDPYGKIPEFKFSAVKVEAATAPQPAE
- a CDS encoding histidine phosphatase family protein, with the translated sequence MSHITLIRHGQANSQAKDEISYDKLSPLGHEQAAWLGDHLRQSETHHTRLYTGTLRRHIETAEGMNTGLEPIRDARLNELEYFTLATMMEQQHGIPFPTEQGGFTNHLPLVFETWKSDRLENPPESYANFEGRIKSVLSEISDGDGPALVVTSGGLISMVMAQAMGLGIPAMSRIALAIMHTSMHRLFPIGGHWSPVLFNAVPHLDTPARRVAQTHI
- a CDS encoding glutathione S-transferase family protein gives rise to the protein MLTLYYTPGTISVAVAIAIEEAALPYQPVRVDFATAEQTKPEYLAINPKGRVPALRLEDDTILTETGALLDYVAAIAPKAGMVPTDPTAAAQMRSAMYYLASTMHVAHAHKMRGSRWAKQQSSFEDMTAQVPETMAACADFVESDILRGPYVLGDDFSLADPYLFVVCNWLEGDGVDTAAYPKITTFMQQMTARASVAAVKDKGML
- a CDS encoding saccharopine dehydrogenase, which produces MTAPHLWVRAEQRDNETRVGITPEGVTALMAQGFRVTVEASDSRVIATDAYAATGCTIAPQNSWPDAPADAIIFGLKELPEDGTPLVHRHIMFGHAYKGQSAGRILLQRFKAGGGTLLDLEYLTDETGRRVAAFGYWAGFAGAAVAVKCWAAQTRGQAVAPITPYPNADALTRDLAAEIDGLATPDALVIGALGRVGSGAADLCSRLGIKVTGWDMKETAHGGPFPEILQHVLFFNCILAGPQTPVFVPKSALDRDRALRVIGDIACDPDSDFNPVPVYDRATTWEEPALRVHDAPPLDVTAIDNLPSMLPLESSEDYAAQLLPTLSALAEDTSPVWARARALFEEHSAAV
- a CDS encoding SDR family oxidoreductase; translated protein: MTEWTGKRYWLIGASAGLGEALAHKLGRLGAEVIVSARSEDKLVALVDELPVSASYQTIDVQDIDSIRVAVKAVGPVDGVVYLAGAYWPFGAQEWEPEHATTMIDVNLTGLVRVMGEVVPDMVKRDAGHIVITSSLTAYRGLPKSIGYTASKAGTLSLAECMHADLRKTGVKVQVINPGFIRTQLTDKNDFKMPFLMEPEAAAQQVVEHMSGSSFKKSFPFGFSLFFRLAQFLPDGIYYRLFG
- a CDS encoding DUF3833 family protein: MMDMLQFALGAAVVAAIWLARRRITDFPAQKPSDYADDYTVFDMRKHLDGAMVCEGVIFGPAGRVTSSFVADFNVTWDGDTARIDEHFVYDDNTTQDRTWTITLGETGHFTATAPDVKGTAKGRNVGATVQSKYTIRLPDDVGGHLLNTVDWMYLTGEGTIINRSQFRKFGVKVAELVATIRRKDAA